GAATTTAATTCTTCCCCCTTTTTAAGGGGGATTGAGGGGGATCTCTTAGAGCTTTTGACCGCAGAAAGTAATTCTTAAATGGTTTCTAAGACGAGTGACTGCAACTATACTTAGTAAGAGTTTTGAGTTGTCAGGTTGTCCATGCCAAACAGATAACCGCTCGCTACAATAAGACCAATTTAGCGATCGCACTACAATTAAAGAAAAGACAGATCCCAAATCTATGATTGAACTTTACTATTGGCCCACACCCAACGGACATAAGATTACGATCTTTTTAGAAGAATCAGAACTAGAGTATGAAATTCATCCCATCGATATTCGCGTAGGTGAGCAGTTTCAGCCAGACTTTCTCAAGATTTCTCCCAACAATCGGATGCCTGCAATTATTGATCGTCATCCATTCGGTCTTCCAGCCGATGATGGGTCAGCTATATCGGTATTTGAATCGGGAGCAATTTTGCAGTATCTAGCCGAGAAAACAGGCAAGTTTTTGCCAACAAATTTACGCGATCGCACAATTGTCATGGAATGGTTATTTTGGCAAATGGGTGGACTAGGACCAATGGCAGGACAAAACCATCATTTTTCTCAATACGCACCTGAGAAGATTCCCTATGCGATCGATCGCTATGTCAAAGAAACCAATCGTCTTTATGGAGTTCTAGATCATCAACTAGAGGAAAAAGACTATATCGCTGGAGAGTACTCGATCGCAGATATGGCTTGCTATCCTTGGGTACTTCTGCACAAGCATCAACAACAGAACATTGAAGACTTTCCCAATCTCCAAGCATGGTTAGCAAAAATCAGTGAGCGTCCTGCTGTTATTCGCGCCTATGACAAAGCAAAATCCTTTGCTGGTCAACCAACAATCACAGAAGAAAGCAAGAAAATTCTATTTGGTCAAACCGCAGCGAATTTAAAACCTGAGAAGTAGATCTTGCGAATCTATCTTTACAAAGCGTTGCACTCAAGTCCAAACCCCAAAAATTACTTTGGATAAGTCTTTAATTTTTTCTGATTTTTTCAGATAGAGATTCTATTCCTTTTCTTTGATACAGGTTGACTTGCCGATGACGCGAGAACCTTGATTTAATTGTGGGATCTGTCAAAAGGTCTTCAACTTGAGTTAATGGAAGTTTTAAGATTATGGCTATGTCTTCTACAGAGAGCCATTGCTGCCCAAATAGATTCAAAATTTCATCGTCATTGGCATTGAGTAGTTGAGTCAATAGCTTTTCTAGAAGTAGCCAACAAGCGATCGCATCAGATTCGGCTCGATGCGACTTACCAACATTAAAGTCATAATGTTTGACTAACTTAGGTAGCGATCGCGAAGGCAAGTGTGGCAATAAGAGCCTTGACAGCTTGACGGTGCAAAGTTGTTTAGGAGCGATATATTCTGTACCTAATCTTTGATATTCAGCCTTGAGAAAAGAATAGTCAAAGCCAATATTATGAGCAACAAGAACGCCAGATTGGAGCATTGGCAAATATTTGGGCAAAATCTGATCACTGCCATCAACACCAGCAACCATATGCTGCGAGATGCCTGTAAATCTGACGATTTGTTCAGGAATCTGGATTTGAGGATTGATTAGATCAGTAGATATTTGCTGAATTCCGTCTTTGAGTGTAGCTTGAAGAACAGAAATTTCAATAATGCGATCGCGATCGCCCTTTCCTCCCGTTGTCTCTAAGTCCACTACCGTGAACATCTCCGTACTCATCTGGCGG
This window of the Pseudanabaena sp. BC1403 genome carries:
- a CDS encoding glutathione binding-like protein codes for the protein MIELYYWPTPNGHKITIFLEESELEYEIHPIDIRVGEQFQPDFLKISPNNRMPAIIDRHPFGLPADDGSAISVFESGAILQYLAEKTGKFLPTNLRDRTIVMEWLFWQMGGLGPMAGQNHHFSQYAPEKIPYAIDRYVKETNRLYGVLDHQLEEKDYIAGEYSIADMACYPWVLLHKHQQQNIEDFPNLQAWLAKISERPAVIRAYDKAKSFAGQPTITEESKKILFGQTAANLKPEK
- a CDS encoding PolC-type DNA polymerase III, which produces MKINANLSTELLNYYRQMSTEMFTVVDLETTGGKGDRDRIIEISVLQATLKDGIQQISTDLINPQIQIPEQIVRFTGISQHMVAGVDGSDQILPKYLPMLQSGVLVAHNIGFDYSFLKAEYQRLGTEYIAPKQLCTVKLSRLLLPHLPSRSLPKLVKHYDFNVGKSHRAESDAIACWLLLEKLLTQLLNANDDEILNLFGQQWLSVEDIAIILKLPLTQVEDLLTDPTIKSRFSRHRQVNLYQRKGIESLSEKIRKN